The DNA segment aacaaagtcattaatgacggttcaacattgtcaactaaactttTGGCTCATTCTCGTGATAAGACAATGTTCAGTATTatggataaagcattaaggctttttaatgatttctaaatttgatacggggtatatcaaatagtgtatctacgggatgacccGTTTAGGAATCAcatatgtaagtgtgaagtgttagtcGCTTCAAGGAGAATCTTGCAAGGCGAGttctctatgcacttatgaaaccaggcggtatTCATGGCTGAAACAAACACAACAAtaagaaccaaagacggttaaagGTTGGTTGTGTAACTTGTGGTtttctaggtatacaccaaagttcgacggttcaaagatatcaaatctactgattgatcgagtatatccgacataagttcactatgaAATGTTCAatgggaaacctacttatccagatgcaattaatccttgcttacgaatcacacagtttttcatgcatgTTTCCGTGATATAGGCATTCCcaattcatgtgggggattgttggggtTTTTAAGCATTAATGAGGTTTAAAaaagggtgaatgggaaatgaagggaaataaaaattttaagtgaaattttaagtttccctcctTGACCAaggaacattgtcccatattggaagaggaagaggttttttatgggtatataagcaattgctcttcttctaactcttaaagagttgagaagaaggcaagcctcgcgccatcttcgtcgtcgctcgctcggctcggctcggattcgaattcggatttggatttggtcaaatgatcgattgattgattaattttttggaccaaatttatttgttaatagtaaaatattaacagaaatattattaaatatttgttttaataacgtaatattaatattaaaataaatattaatattaaatcctccaatccgtttttcagttgtgtaactgaaaattaaactaccctcttcaattttccctctttattattGAGTAAATAGCTatttatgttatggcatttatgttgtggccgttttgcataaacagccattctgaagagttgtacctcttcagatttcatcccaactttggctataaatacaagtctattctactccgattttctgagtttcttctccttcttctgcatactttttacatcaaacaaagcaacagcaagtgtgatttgctgccgaactttgtgttcgctgaaaaaCTGGGGTTTGAAGTGCCACTActccagtgtgtaattcgttctatcttgggagaaaataatccataaccttggaaACTAGGAGAGGATTAAATTCTTTATGGAAAtattgtgaattcagtgggcttgGATTAAAATTTTGTTGCtgtttttcatttctgtttatgttcatttatattttctagaattattttataaatacagtttactaacaagcttaaggaatttaatatattttctgtatttgtaCTCACTTTTTCTGGAGAGTAAAACCAAGGTTTTGTACtctattggagattaaaatctgcgtgattttaacgtttgtgtcattcttttacagaaatgactaatgataatGTGAACAAAGTTGTTCCAATGGTAACTGCCAATGCCTCAACGAGCCGAACAACACCGGCAACATTGGCACCGGCGGAGAAACTCGAAAAAAAtttcgggattgatttcaagcgctggcagcaaaagatgttcttctgtttgactactctaagtctccagaagttcatcaaggaagatgttcttgTGATGTCCGATGAGACTCCAGAAACTGgacgctttctcgtgattgaggtgtggaagcattcagattttttgtgcaagaattatattttAAGCGGGCTGGAGGATGCTTTGTATAACGTCTACAGTGGCGTGAAAACGTCAAAACTGTGGACTGCgcttgaaagaaatacaaaatcgAAGATGTCGGGTTGAAGAAGTTCGTTGCTGcaaagtttttggactacaaaatggtagatatcAAGTCTGTTATTACACAAGTCcaagaattgcaagtgattattcacgatctccttgctgaaggtatgtttcaaataaatactgatattgaaagtaaattttttagtaattttactaacggaattttcattgaaggtcttgtcatcaatgaagcattccaagtagcagcaataattgagaagttgcctccattgtggaaggacttcaaaaattatttgaaacacaaacgaaaggagatgtcccttgaagatctcattgttcgattgagaatcgaagaggacaacaaagctgctgagagaagaggccgtggaaattcaacaataatgggagcaaatattgttgaagataacaaaaagagaaagaaggcttctggtccgaaatacaacccaagcaagaagcggttcagtggaaactgctacaactgtgggaaaaccggacacaaatctacggagtgtcgtgctcggaagaaagacaagcaaaggggtcaagcaaacatggtagaaaagcatgatgatgttgatgacttgtgcgccatgctttctgaatgcaacctggtaggaaacccaaaggagtggtggattgattctggagccactcgccatgtttgtgctgtgagggaagcattttctacatatgcttctgctggacccgaagagacgctctctatgggaaatgctgctacagcaaaaattgaaggatacggtaagatatttctcaagatgacttctggcaaggtcatgactttgaacaacgtccttcatgttcccgagattaggaagaacttagtctctactggacttcttgtaaagcacggtttcaagtgcgtttttgtatctgacaaggtagtgattagtaagaatgaaatgtttgtaggaaaaggttaccttactgagggccttttcaagctgaatgtaatagttgttgaaactaataataaaacttcagcttcttcttacttacttgagtcaaatgatttatggcatgtacgtttgggtcatgtcaattataaaaccttgcgaaaaatgattaacttggaagtattgcctaagtttgaatgcgaaaaatcaaaatgtcaaatatgtgtggaatctaagtatgttaaacatccttataagtcggttgaaaggaattcaaatcctttagacttaattcacacagatatttgtgacatgaagtcaataccatctcgcggtggaaagaagtatttcataacttttattgacgatagtactcgatattgctatgtttacttacttaatagtaaagatgaagcaatagacgcattcaagcaatacaaaaatgaagttgaaacgcaacttaacaagaaaatcaaaatgataagaagtgataggggtggtgaatatgaatctccttttgaacaaatatgtttagaatatggaattattcatcaaacaacggccccttacacgccccaatccaatggaattgcagaaagaaagaatcgttcattaaaggagatgatgaacgcattattgataagttctAGTTTGCCACAAAACTTGTGGGGGTAAGCCGTTCTTACggctagccgaatactaaatcgagtatcccatagcaaaacacaatccattccatataaAAAATGGAAATGAAGGAagccaacttgaattattttaaagtgtgggggtgtttggcaaaagtgcaagttcctaaacataaaagggtaaaaataggaccaaaaaccgttgattgtgttttcataggatatgcgactaatagtaaagcatatcgatttctggttcataagtCAGAAAaccccgacattcataataatacggttatagaatcagataatgctgagttctttgaaaatatatatctgtataaaaaggaatgtgagtcgattggtgaaggatctaaatgacctcaggaagaaacaaaagaaagtacacttAATCAgaaggatccaagacgtagtaaatgtCAAAGAACGgctacttcatttggaccagattttgtgactttcttattgaaaaatgagcctcaaacatttaaagaagcaATGTCTTCTTCGGAATTATTGTTATGGAAAGAGGcaatcaatagtgaaatagaatccatactgaacaaccatacatgggaattggttgatcttcctcttggaAATAAACTGTTGGATTCTAAATGGATCTTTAAcaggaaaatgaaagatgatggcactattggaAAATTTAAAgcaagacttgtggtcaaagggtatagacaacgagaaggtcttaaCTATTTCGATACATACTCCCaagttacaagaattacgtccatacaaATGTTAGTAGCGATAGATGTAGTTTAtgatcttgaaattcatcaaatggatgttaagacagccttcttaaatggagagtcggaggaagaaatttatatggaacaacctgaagggtttgtggttttaggtaaagaaaagaaggtatgtagacttgttaagtccctttatggactaaaacaagcactcaaacaatggcatgcaaaatttgacaaAACAATGTTATCaaatgattttaaaataaatgtgtgtacattaaaaatgttccaaatcacatagtcattgtttgcttatatatggatgatatgctgataatgagtaatgacattgccaacataaatgcgagTAAACTCATGCGAACCgacaagtttgatatgaaagacttgggagttgttgatttaattctaggaattaagatccataagacttctcaaggcctgacattgtcacaatctcattatattaagacagtacttgaaaaattcaagcatttaggctttaaagttgcaaagactccaattgacgtgaatcttgcattagtaaagaacaaaggccaaagcatatcacaaatggattatgctcgtgtgttgggttgcttaatgtacatcatgaattgtacacgaccagatatagcttttgctataagtaaattgagtcgatatacgagcaatccaggtcaatctcattggattgccatgaaacgagttttgggatatttagtaCATACCCAGGACTATGCTTTGCACTACAGCAAATATCCTACGGTcattgagggatactgtgatgcaaattggatcaccggatcaACTGATtccaagtccacaagtggatatgtattcactattggtggaggagtggtatcttggaagtcgtcccaACAAACTTGTATTACTCGCTCTATGATGGAGGCTGAATTCATaaccttagataaagccggtgaagaagctggatagctccggaatttcttggaagatattccattttggcccaaaccgttggcaccaatatgcatacattgcgatagtcaagcggcaattggaagggttGTGAGCGTTATCTATAACGGTAAATCttgtcatatacgacgaagataTAAAACCGTTAGACAATTACTCTCTAGAGAAATTATCACGATTgattatgtaaagtcaagtgataatgtgtcggatccacttaggcctaactagagaggtagttgagaagtATAAAGGAGAATGGCActgtggccgagaacaagtcatagtggcggtaactctacctagaaaaTTGGAGATctcaagatctaggttcaaggagatcaaacaaagtcattaatgacggttcaacattgtcaattAAACTTTTGGCCCactctcgtgatgagacaatgttctgTACTagggataaagcattaaggctttttaatgattctatatttgatacggggtatatcaaatagtgtatctacgggatgacacgtttaggaatcacctatgtaagtgttaAGTGTTAGCCACTTCAAGGAGAATCTTGCAAGGCGAGttctctatgcacttatgaaaccaggcggtgttcatggctgaaacgaacacaataATGAGAACCAAatacggttaagggttggttgtgtgacttgtggttgtctaggtatacaccaaagttcgacggttcaaagatatcaaatctaccgattgatcgagtatatccgacataagttcactatggAAAGTTTAATGGGAAatctacttatccagatgcaattaatccttgcttataaatcacacagtttttcatgcatgtttccgtgatatagccattctccattcatgtgggggattgttgggatTTTTAAGCATTAATGAGGTTTAAaatagggtgaatgggaaatggaggaaaataaaaaatttaagtgaaattttaagcTTCCCTCCTTGATGAaggaacattgtcccatattggaagaggaagaggttttttatgggtatataagcaattgttcttcttctagctcttaaagagttgagaagaaggcaagcctcgcgtcgtcgtcgtcgctcagctcggcttcggatttggatttggatttggatttggatttggatttggtcaaatgatcaattgattgattaattttttggaccaaatttatttgttaatagcaaaatattaacagaaatgttattaaatatttattttaataacataatattaatattaaaataagtattaatattaaatcctccAATCCGTTTTTtagttgtgtaactgaaaattaaactaccctcttcaattttccctctttattgttgagtaaataaccatttatgttatggcatttatgctatggccgttttgcataaacagtcattctgaagagttgcacctcttcagatttcagcccaactttggttataaatacaagtctattctgctcagattttctgagtttctcctccttcttttgcatacttttaacatcaaacaaagcaacagtaagtgtgatttgctactgaactttgtgttcgctgaaacactgagGTTTGAAGTACCAATACACCAGTGtttaattcgttctatcctgggaggaaatcatccataaccttgggtactaggaggggattaaattccttaaggaaatactgtgaattcagtgggctcggattaaaattctgtttctgtttttcatttctgtttatgttcatttatatttttcagaattattttacaaatacagtttagtAACTTTCCGTGCATTCTGCAATAAAGACAGTAACCTGGGACCTTCTCATACTCAATATCTAACCATTTGCCATCTGAAGTTCCATCGAGTCGTTTGAAACCAAGCCACAATTGATCCAATCTAGGTTTTAGTAAATCGATCTCAACTTTGACTTTGGCCACATTACCCCGTGATTTGGAATAAGTTGCTTGATCTGGAGAAACTGCAACCCCAATCTCTCTCATCATTTTTGAAATAACATGCTAGTTGAACAGATGCCATGGTAATTGGTGAATCAAAATCCACACGGGACAATGGTTGTTTCCTCCTCAGGTTTAAAATCGGCTGTCCATTTCAGGATTTTCATAGGCGACTCTCCAATATCCACATACTCCTTAAAGAGAATGTGGTTATACTCTACCTCATTCGTGAAATCAATGTACACATGTTTAGGATCAAAATAGGCAATTTTCAATAAGCTAGTTAAGTGAAATTGTCTCACAAAGACTTTCCTAATCTCCTCCATAGTAGGTTTATTTCTATAGAACTTCCCAATAATAGTAAATCTACATTCTTGTGCCAAGTTAATGAAATAATCCTGTGCAGAAAAGAAAATTGCAAGCTTACCTAGATGGGTACCATATTCAATGTTTACAAGTGGAGCACCGCTGCTTGCTGAAAGTTGGGCTTGAACCGTGGCGGCAAAAGAAGGTTTTGAGACGACTTGGTCATTCCTCTTATTACTCGGTGGGTCATGTTGTCTATTGCCCCTGTTAAAGGTATTAGTGAGTATTACCATCTCCATTTTGCTTGGAACTAGAGTTTGAGTATTTGGTGGAGATATTGGTTGTGTTCCTGTGATATGGGGAGGTTTTTGGTGGTCTACGATGGTTTTATCACTAATTTGTTCTTTACGGTGTTGTGGTCGGTCAAAGTTTGAAGAAATTTTTAGTTGGGAAGGAGCGGAATATGTGGGGTTTGGTAGCAGATATTGTTTGTTTTGGTTATTTGTGTAGGTATTAATCCCGGCGTCTTCATTTCCGATGGAGCTGATGGTGTTTGTTTGGTCCAAGGTAGCCGTTGAAGCATTGTTACTAGGTGGCTGATTAGACAGAATAGGTTCTGGTAGGTTAGTTGTCCAATCACCATTGCTAGGGTCAGGTGGGGCAGGTGGGTGGAGTGGGGGAAGGTCACTTGGGTGTGCCATCTGATCAGCGAGAGAATCTAAAGAGAAGGGAGAGGAAAAAATATGTAGTTGAATGTAGCTTATTACTTGGAATTGGAAGCATCCACCAATTGAAACTATAGTTAGTCCACCTGAATTGAAACCATAATAGTTTGATTTTCCTCATCAACTCAAGCTGTTGATATAGAAGAAAATGGTTAGGAAGAAGTTGAGCGCCGCAGCGCACAATAATGAATCGAGGAATTAaagtttaaaatatatatttcgtGAACCATTAGATATATACATTCATCACCTCCTTTTTACATGTTGTAACCggtaatatattttattttcaagAATATAAATCTCACTATTTAAGGAAGTTTATATGTACATATTTTTTGAATGATTTGATAGTATTAATTCTTAAGAGTATATTATTTAATATTTGTATATATTGATGATGGAatctttatattattttatatgggATAGAAGGTGGAATAAGAATATATTTATTAATAATATATGAATTAAACTAATAGTGATAAAAGTTACCCTTTCACTTTAGACTTGaattcctttttgtttttatgtCTTTAATACATGTATTAAGACTTGAGATTTCGATGGTATATACTGTTGAATTTTATATTGGTACAACTCAGTTGTTATTAATTTGAACATATACTTCGATGTCTTATGGCATTGACAATTTAGAATGGCTTTCTGCCTTTTATTTTCTACTATACTGATATGAAAGAGTCATTCATGCACTTTTAAATTCTACCACGGAAGCTTTCCACCTTATAACACTACTAGAAttccggaaaaaagcgaccaagctttagcgatcaaagttggtctgtcaagaaaagcgaccaagttggtcgctaaattggcaaaaataataaaataattatttgatatacattagcgaccaaggttggtcgctacttagtcgctaattttgtcaaaatattgaccggactggtcagacttgcttggtcaaaggtatactgagattagcgaccaacgttgatcgctacagggggacccacttatataattataataattataatattattttaaaaaaattataaaatataaataaatataacttaaattagcgaccaaagtttgtcgctaattaaggggtaagcagatagcgaccaactttggtcgctaaaatgggacccaattataaaattttaataattatatttttatttaaaaaaatttataaaatataaaaaaatataattcaaatttagcgaccaaagttggtcgcttacgaaaatagagaccaactttggtcgctaatctgggatcgagttctaacgtttaacaattatattattattttaaatattatataaaatataaataaatttgatttaaatttagcgaccaactttggtcgctaatttaaatttatgtatatttagcgaccaaagttggtctcttttcaggtcaacaatggtcaaaattaaaaatcacttttgtatttactatctaaataatataaatgtagcCCGCtaatacttttgtaatacaaaggatgaatagactaaaatatactctaacatgctatatatgcagttaagcagtactacgaagcgtgtgtgtgtgtctatatataaatatatataaccAATAGGGCCCTAACCTGTCTATAAGAACATGAaacgctcggaacacagggacacgttcttttaggtattgatacacttataatttgattcatcgacttataacatatatatatatatataagctatatacgatataatattagctaatgcactaatacttagtgcatagtatagtatagtatggtatagtatagtatagtatagtatagtatagtatagtatagtatagtatagtatagtatagtatatatactaagtgtattatatatcaaggtatattcgatatatatagtataatatagtatatagtatataagctatatatatataaaagctatattcgatataatattaactaatgcactaatactatagtatagtatagtataatatagtatatatatacactatataCTCCAATATAtacagggacgggttcttttaggtattaaaacgtttcgacttatatcaattaattaatatatatatatatatatatatatatatatatatatatatatatatatatatatatatataagctatattcgatataatattaggtatgtatatataagaacatgaagcgctcgaaacacagggacgggttcttttagatattgatacacttgtaaattgattcatcgacttataacctactcatatgcatgtatatatattaacaataaatgaaaacgtctcgacttatatcaattaatatatgtatatatatatatagctatattcgatataatattagctaatgcactaatacttagtgcatagtatagtataatatagtatagtatagtatatatactaagtgtattatatatcaaggtatattcgatataagTTTGCATCCTTGGTTTATCAGCATACCTACTATTGGGTTTAACTATAACTTTGAGTTTACTAAACTCTGACcatgtctcagttttataatcagaaacggtctcaattctatcagcaaaatttttagataaatcaattggtctaacattcaaaccagaaagctttttatcgaGGAGTTGTGCGTCTtacgaaaaattaccaaagaaagaaataatatttctcCTAGAAAACTTTGAGATTCAGCGAAAAGatgaaccatggaagatattccagagatatctgattaatggattatactacccgggtgaatcatataaaacccgcacttattatgagactattctaatcagtacaggtagtgcagaattccagcacttttcgggttataacacaaatgagaacgtttataacagtcaatttagaagtaataATCCAGCATATCATCTCTAATAATTTTAGTATAGGTATGAATTCCTAACAATTTCATCATGATTATGATTTTCAATCAGGTTATCAACGATATCTTCAATTATCAAATCAATTATGAGACTTTGTAGATCTCGATTTAATCTAACCACTTTCAGGATAGTAATTAACAATTtgttgattgaggaacgcgattggaatcagactaatacgtcttatagcggttccgaaatttatgaatggaatcttgatggtttaactgatagacaattaaccattctcgtacatagaatgcttatgtattcgactatctgcaaAAGTGTTACAAATGAGAAcgtttataacttctcaaaaatcattatcaaacagattatatctgttgaagaatgggggattTCAACAACGAAAGAAAGACAGATAAACCTTAATAAATCACCCATGAAttttacttattgggattatatccaagcatttgatagagtgctttattataacaatgagaagcataaacatacttggtttattaaagtatgtgcaaaaatatttacaggacctatccccaGAGATTAGAGAGAGAGGGGGTTCTCACGACCTGCCTCTTCAAATGAAGAGGTCCTCtatttaaataaggaaaaaaaacataaagaatctTTAAATAGTAGATTGGGTCCCACATCTAGGTCCCTATACAGTTTTTTTACTATTGGGAATAGCGTATCTGGGTCCCttatacagtgtttctactgttgggaacagtgtatctactgttgtgTGGGGTCTTCGGCGGCTCTAGTCAAAGTCTTCTTTTGTCTAAATCGTTCATTTGTTGGAGGAAATTTTCCACATTTTCTCTCTCTTTGTCAGATAATATTATTTCTGGCTGCATCGGCTGTGAATCTTCTTCTGCGATATCATCGCCACTTGTTTCACTGCGCATTGATGTGTCTGATCTTTCACATTGATTCAAAGTTTGAAGtaaatttctttttacttcttccagatatttatttactaattcggttttatctccgtcttgaacagagattcttcgagcaatatgtttgacggagctgtcatcaaatattttcttctgtggagtggacgagtatacttggatttgtgttttaatagaatccaataattcttgtccatataacATTTTTATTTTGGGATCATTCTTCATCAATTTATCCCAAAAATTATTGTAAAATACTCTGTATAAGCAAGGGATTTGTTCCTCCGTAAAACCTAATTCAGGAGTCCATTTATGAATCCATGGGGatagagaattcaataaagaaacaaatttgatcaattttttttaggca comes from the Nicotiana sylvestris chromosome 4, ASM39365v2, whole genome shotgun sequence genome and includes:
- the LOC104244339 gene encoding uncharacterized protein, giving the protein MAHPSDLPPLHPPAPPDPSNGDWTTNLPEPILSNQPPSNNASTATLDQTNTISSIGNEDAGINTYTNNQNKQYLLPNPTYSAPSQLKISSNFDRPQHRKEQISDKTIVDHQKPPHITGTQPISPPNTQTLVPSKMEMVILTNTFNRGNRQHDPPSNKRNDQVVSKPSFAATVQAQLSASSGAPLVNIEYGTHLDVGCCYCCVRWFLDLKVYIHPCCSCPLFKVLLIVVVASEPYTNCWIFQDSSGLKAYAKGTSVLEG